Within the Miscanthus floridulus cultivar M001 chromosome 2, ASM1932011v1, whole genome shotgun sequence genome, the region CCTTTTGTAAATCCTTCTATCTGGTTGGCTTTCACGATTTGAAGCTTCATTTGCAGACTTTCTTCTAAATTTCAGTCTCCTTGGGCCAATGCTGTCTGGTGGGAGTTCTACAATTTTACCCCTCTTAAACTTCAATTTATAGGGTGTGAGACTAGCATCATCCAATTCAAGTGTTGATgttcctcttgatctttggccaCCAGACTTCATAGATTCATCCCTATTTTTGTTGATTGTCGTCTCCTCATCCTCTGTACCAAATTCATCTGATTCACTTAATTCAAAATCATACTCTTCATAAAATTCATTATCTGATAGTTCTTCTGGTGACTGACGAGGAATAAATATCCGTGATTTCAGTCCGTCCTGTTCAGAGGTATTTTCATTACTGATACTTGCTAACTCATCACCAGCAAAAACACTTGGTTCAATTAGCATGGACTTAGGCTCCTCAAGAAGTCCACCATCTGATGAAGTTTCTGAAATTGATTGGCAGTGAGAAGCACTGTTGTTCATCCTACTGTCAAAAACTTTACCAGCCATATCATTCTCTGCTGCATTTCCGGAagcaagatcaagacaagactcaCGCTCCTCATTATGTTTTTTGTCAACTACCAGTAGCCCTGGAGATCTTTCAAAATCTTCATGAATTTCTATTTCTTTCTTACCTTCAGAGATTAGAGACTCCACAGACGCATTGACTTCAACTTGATCATCCTCAATTTTTGAATTACTTTGAGTTGATATAAAATCACACACATCTGCATTTTCCACAGTTGTTACTTGTTCTGGTAATTGACAAAGAGCTGCATAATCTGTTTGGCCATCACAATCTGTTGAAGCTTCATTATGAACAATATTATGCTCTGGTAGTTTATGTTCTAGATCAGATTCACCTAGGATAGCACTGAATTCCCTTCCATCTAATGATTGCTGCAGCTCAAGGGCGATGGTACTTTCCAGCAGGGCTTCACCTCCTAATACTTCGCTCTTTTCAGTTCTTCCCACCCCATCGTCCTCTGAAATGGATTTACTTGTTTCTTCTGGTGCTGGAGAATTGTCTACATATTCTGTAATAGCTGGAGAGAGTTCAGCCAATGTTGAATCAATATAATACCCTGTAATTTGTGGATCATCTATCTGTACTTCCACAGAAGCAGTCAGCTTGGGTTCCAAAGAGAGGGATGATCTGGGCATATCTGAGCCTTCCTTCCCATTTATATTTGAATTGCTTGACCTTTTAGGATTTTGTCCAGCTTTAGCATGCATTCTAGTAATATTTGCTGCAACAGGTCCCTCCGGAGTATTTTTACGTTTTGAAAGTAGATGCTTGCTAGAAGCCTGAGATGCAACAGGCCCCTGTTTAACCATGTTGAGCTTAGTCGGAGAAGAAGCTGGCCTATTGTGCAATGATTGATGAGCCATTGTGACTCTATCCACATTTCTTGATTTCTCCAGCAAGGTCTTCTCTCGAAACTTTGATTTGGCAGGAAATATGGCCCCCTTGGCTggcattgttttttttttatcaatTTTTGGAACTCCATTTGAACGCCTTAGATTTGTTGGAGCCTTCTGTGCAACAATTGAATGCATCTTTCTTCCATCAGAGTTCAGAGATTTATGTTGAGATGGTGTAGCTGTCCTGGgaaccatatgctcactggatggAACACCTTTTCGGTTTGCTGATGTTTTCTTGGGTGCAAACCGTTCCGCTTCACCCAGAGATATGCTCGACTTGGCTAGTGAAATACTCCTATTTTTGACATCCTTGGACCTATCCGGTAGCGAGAAGACATCCTTGGACCTATCCAAGATAGCTGATCTGTGTAGTGTTAAATTATTCAGATGAGCAGGAagtttctttcttcttcctcctgaaaAACCCGGCTCCTCTCCAGAAGGATTTTTGTGTCCATACTTGCAAAAATCATGGCACGAGCCTCTAGTAGCTCTGAGATAATTTGGTACAGTCTTCTCATTCTTTTTTGACTCTAGAGGTGAAACTGAAGTCGTAGGtgtggtgccactaggtgaatctTTTTCCAAATCTTTGGACATTGAGGTCTTTCAGTAGCTGAGATAGTGCTGGTGTCAGATGAATTTTCTTCCTTTTGAACTCGAAAGGTTTTAGGCTGTTGCAACAAAGGGCATTTGTTATTTCGAGACCTTTGCACAGCGACACAATAAGAatctacaaaaaaaaattaaagatGAATTTGTACTGGTTCCAACCATCTTTGACAATCACTCAAACTTGAGCGAGATCAATAGGTCACTAATGCTTCAATAGATTTACTGAATAGTAAGTGGAGGATTCACACCACAAAAATAACTATTCAACCAAACAAAAATAAATCTTAGTTGCCTTAATAATCTACTTCTGCCAAGTTGAAATGATACTTCTGCAGAGCTGAAGTCCTTGAATGAAAATTATATAAAGACAAAATTAACCTAGTTCaataaattagaaaaaaaaatatttgcacaTCATCAGAAGCATACCTCCTAAAACCAGGTACCGTGCTGTTCAATCAGCAATTGTTAAAGAGTGCTTTCAAATTTCATGTTGAGAAATTGGCCTGAATTTGAAAGGAAACAAAGTCATAAAGACAGCAATATAGTCATCAGTCACGTCACACATAAATTAAATATTAAAAAATAAAGTACACATCATGACCAGTTTGCTTAACCAATAAAGTGCCCACCAGCAACCATATTACAGAATTTCTATAGAAAGAGGAGATAGAGGAGGGGATGAACATAAAGATCTGACAGGTTCCTCTTGATAGAAGCAATGGAGCAGCCAGAATGTGACAGAACACCAAATAAGAATTCAACTATCTGTTTCTAAAACTAGGATTTCTAAATCAAGCTATCCTTGTCATTCTTGATTACTATAACAAATCCAAATACGTATTAGACAATACAAGAGCCACAAGTGACAAAAGATGCCCAGTTCAAGAACTATGTATCTTACCGTAACTTGGATCGTTCTTCCTAGGAAAGAGCAGATTTGGCCACTCCACTACTAGTCAAGATGAAAATAGAGGAAGAGAGCGGTCTAGGAAACTGTTTGAACTAAATATAGAGTAATCCACCTGTACAAACACCGAACAGAATTGGGCAGAGATCATATCGAAGATCCCACTCCTCCACAAATACGTCATCCAACCAAAGTCCCCACGGAAATTACGTAAAAGAAAAACACGGGAACAAGGGGACCAGCGGCATTAATCTTAAAATGTGGCACACTTTCAATGGCAATTTGTCGTCATTGAAAAGAAATCACTAACCGGAGGAACCGAATTCGGAAAGACCAAATCCGATTTTTAACGCGTATTACACCAAGCAGAATCGTTGTTAAGTTACATATATATAACCAAATACCTATGCATCATGCCAGCAGCCAGTGCAATTGTTAGGAAAACAAACTGAAATGGAAATATATATGGCGACGAGATTATTTAACATCAAAACTTCATCTTTCTTAGTCAAACTTTTACTCTTTTCAAACAAAGAACAGACACAGAACAACCCGAAGCGGCGTCCTAGTGAACCCCAGAAACCAAACCACATCGCGGAACGCAGGAAAACCAGGCGAATCAAAAGCGATCACACAAAGCCCACCGGACCCGAGGGAGCAAGACCAGAGATCATACCTTTGAGAGTGCAGAGGCCCCCGGCGGAGCCTCACGCCCTCGCGGCCGCAGAGGCAAACGAAGCAGCGACGCGGTTGAGGAGGAGAGGTAGCGGACAGCGGTGGCGGAGGAGATGCGGTTCGCTGGGCAGGTAGGCAGCTGGCCGGCAGCGCCACCTTCTCTTCTCCGGAGGGGGGAGAGGAAGGGGGAGGGGCAGTCGTGCGTgcaacaaagaagaaggcgtaaaCAGAAGGGTGCGGCGGCGGCCGTTTCTTTTGTTTCGGCTTTCCGCGTCTTGGCAGCGTTAAATTACTTCGTTTCGTAACGCCTGGATGTTGCCGTGCAGACTTGCAGCAGCTTAGCTTTGGTGACCTGGATGCATTTACCTTGGCAATTCTCCGGCCAAAGCAATTCAATTCATCGTCACCAATTCACCATGCCATCAGTGAAATGACGGTCTGCTAAAGAAAAATATCATGAAGTGTGAGTTCGATGACACGTGGGCTACGCTCCATCCATTGTTGGCATGGGTCAATTCCAAACAGGCGGTAATAGGTCGGGTAGAAATGGAATTTTTAGACTAGGCGTTGACTGTTATAGAATCAAATAACGCATCggtccgttcgtttcgctgaaaaaataaatcaaaatattgttccggctgatttgttgtgagagaaaaatactattctgattaaaaaaacaagccgtaaaaagacggattataagagaaacgaatagTTCCAATGTTATTGGATTCATCTTAATCCATATGTATTGGGGTGAGTTAGAGCGGAATTTGAATCTCCCACCTAGCAACTACAGCTATTGACACATTAgctccgttcgcgtgcccttaaacctggcttgatccgcttttttttcatccgaaacagtgtttttctctcacaaattcctccagcattcctctaaaccatccagattcctccagaattcagacaaacGAACAGTCTCGTCCGTCATGATACATGCTCTGCCGTTGTCACCCCTAGTGAATGCTCATAATATTAAATTATAGGAACATATACTCTAGAATGTGTCGATAGTTGTAGTTGACCCTAGAATATGGCATCACCGATGAACATATATACTCCCTATCCTAAAAtagtgaaatatatttttataataaatatattagGAGATATAAAATACTCATAACTATTTCATGATAGAAATACTTATAACTATGATTTTGTACTAGAGGTAACCTAGTAAAGTCTCCACTGGTTTGATTTCCGGTCAACGCTATGAAAAAGGGTAAAAGATTTGTTACAACTTACGCTAATACTTAGACATGACAAGAAGGACCTTCGCATTTTCATTGAGGATGAAGTTACCAGTTTAGAGGATGATGATAGTAAGACAGAAGCGATCACAGCATGTACTGTTCCTAGTGGTATACACGCTACAAAAGGTTTACTCTATATacctagcatcatttggtagcatTGTCTCTCCCACAACTTCAAATCCAACATATGTGTAAGCTTTAACCTAAAcacactagcacatatgtaggaggagctaatactaccaaattCGGGTTTGTGAAACTTGTCAAAATATTCACAAGTGGTTAAAATGCTTGGGTAAGCAACACAAACTGAAACCAAGTTAGTAGCTTGCACTTGCGTGAGACACTAGCTTGGAATTCaaacttaattcatatctttgtaacaGTTGTCATCAATAACCAAAAAGGAGGAAATTGAAAGTcctatgtttggttttggtaattaagacACAACTATTGGACTAACCTCTACTCTAAGTGTTGTCATTGAGATAGGTTATGTCCACACCAAGATTGAACAAGGATGGCACCCGTGGAAGTGATGATGGTGGCCACAAGGTGATCAAGTCCTCAACaattaaaaaagaagaaagagaaaaaccaaATGCAAGGACTCAAGACGAAGGTATAAGCTAGGATATTTTGTTTTGCCAGTCAAGATGCAATAGAGTGCACAATCGGGTTTAGGATAAAtaatcatactattaagaggggaactcAAAGTTCAAAACGGTTgtctaagtgccactaggtggaTCAATTCATTGCATGTGCATTAGACCTAGTGAGGACATGAAATACCCTTGGAAAAAGGGTAGTGAAAATGCTAACTAACTTGCACTCATGTTggaacacatttggagttagcacATTTGGAAAAGGGTTAGAAACTCGAGCTACaaatgctcctaggtgagcataggACCGAGAAGGATAGCACCGAACCGATAGAGGTTGAGCCTGTTGGTTAAACCTAGCCGCAAGTGCCTCTGGGTCACCCGGACCATGGACTTTGGTCCCACGGTCTTGGTCAGGGTGGCGTCAGACCAAATGGTTGCACTGTTCATCCCAtaggccccacctatcagtgcGTAGAAAGGATTTGAAGGAGGCACCAGGACCATGGCTATTGGTTTAGTGCATGACGTCAGCCCAGTCTGATGTAATTAGGAGCGTTTTGGGAGCTCTCTGTGTTGCACCAGACAAAGGCACCTTTGGTCCGATGACCATCA harbors:
- the LOC136540403 gene encoding uncharacterized protein; this encodes MSKDLEKDSPSGTTPTTSVSPLESKKNEKTVPNYLRATRGSCHDFCKYGHKNPSGEEPGFSGGRRKKLPAHLNNLTLHRSAILDRSKDVFSLPDRSKDVKNRSISLAKSSISLGEAERFAPKKTSANRKGVPSSEHMVPRTATPSQHKSLNSDGRKMHSIVAQKAPTNLRRSNGVPKIDKKKTMPAKGAIFPAKSKFREKTLLEKSRNVDRVTMAHQSLHNRPASSPTKLNMVKQGPVASQASSKHLLSKRKNTPEGPVAANITRMHAKAGQNPKRSSNSNINGKEGSDMPRSSLSLEPKLTASVEVQIDDPQITGYYIDSTLAELSPAITEYVDNSPAPEETSKSISEDDGVGRTEKSEVLGGEALLESTIALELQQSLDGREFSAILGESDLEHKLPEHNIVHNEASTDCDGQTDYAALCQLPEQVTTVENADVCDFISTQSNSKIEDDQVEVNASVESLISEGKKEIEIHEDFERSPGLLVVDKKHNEERESCLDLASGNAAENDMAGKVFDSRMNNSASHCQSISETSSDGGLLEEPKSMLIEPSVFAGDELASISNENTSEQDGLKSRIFIPRQSPEELSDNEFYEEYDFELSESDEFGTEDEETTINKNRDESMKSGGQRSRGTSTLELDDASLTPYKLKFKRGKIVELPPDSIGPRRLKFRRKSANEASNRESQPDRRIYKRNSTSNAVPTDVESPGVKLRHQDAQEKKDAQGLFNNVIEETASKLVESRKSKVKALVGAFETVISLQDGKPTSLTAQAGNSQDLIPDDEGNAPEETG